A region of Pseudarthrobacter sp. NIBRBAC000502770 DNA encodes the following proteins:
- a CDS encoding MFS transporter: MSTNTGTDQQAGLKAAAAATFVVFGINGLVFASWAARIPAVTQTLHITSGQMGTLLLCTAVGSLLALPTAGLVVGRLGTGNTVRYAGLLAAAAGVGIAMSLLTTSIPGTAVSLFFFGIGIGLWDVAQNIEGADVEHKLRRTVMPQFHAAFSGGAFVGALVGAGLSTLGVDLPLHLLMIAAVVVLVALTVPRYFLPHVSTAPVDGEPKRAKGPSAWRDSRTLLIGVVVLGATLTEGAGNDWIAKASVDGLATSESTGALMFALFVLAMTAMRFLGGRVIDKYGRVAVLRASMAAAAAGLGLFVLASNIWLAGIGAALWGVGAALAFPMGMSAASDDPKHSAARVSVVSTLGYISFLAGPPLLGYLGDLTGIHTALLAIMAPILVALLLAGAAKPLRVEPGPAPEE; this comes from the coding sequence ATGAGCACCAATACCGGAACGGACCAGCAGGCAGGACTAAAGGCCGCCGCTGCGGCGACCTTCGTGGTTTTCGGCATCAACGGGCTTGTCTTTGCCAGTTGGGCGGCCCGCATCCCCGCCGTCACCCAGACGCTGCACATCACTTCCGGCCAAATGGGCACCCTGCTGCTGTGCACGGCCGTGGGATCCCTGCTCGCGCTGCCAACCGCAGGACTCGTGGTGGGCCGGCTCGGAACGGGCAATACCGTGCGCTATGCCGGACTGCTGGCCGCGGCCGCCGGCGTGGGCATCGCCATGTCACTCCTGACAACGTCCATTCCCGGAACGGCCGTGTCACTCTTCTTCTTCGGCATTGGAATTGGCCTCTGGGACGTGGCGCAAAATATCGAAGGGGCCGACGTGGAGCACAAGCTCCGGCGGACCGTCATGCCCCAGTTCCACGCAGCCTTCAGCGGAGGCGCCTTCGTAGGGGCCCTGGTGGGGGCGGGGCTGTCAACCCTCGGCGTGGACCTGCCATTGCACCTTCTGATGATCGCAGCCGTAGTGGTGCTGGTGGCGCTGACGGTGCCGCGCTACTTCCTTCCCCACGTCTCGACTGCCCCTGTGGACGGGGAGCCGAAACGAGCCAAGGGACCGTCCGCCTGGCGGGACAGCAGGACGTTGCTCATTGGTGTGGTGGTCCTCGGGGCCACGCTTACCGAAGGCGCAGGCAACGACTGGATCGCCAAGGCCTCGGTGGACGGGCTTGCCACCTCCGAATCCACCGGCGCCCTCATGTTCGCGTTGTTCGTCCTGGCCATGACGGCCATGCGGTTTCTGGGCGGGCGGGTCATCGACAAGTACGGGCGGGTGGCCGTCCTGCGGGCCAGCATGGCAGCGGCCGCCGCCGGACTGGGTCTCTTCGTGCTGGCATCAAACATTTGGCTGGCAGGTATTGGAGCTGCCCTGTGGGGCGTGGGCGCCGCCCTGGCCTTCCCCATGGGCATGTCCGCAGCTTCGGATGACCCCAAGCATTCAGCGGCCCGCGTGTCCGTTGTATCCACTTTGGGGTATATATCTTTCCTGGCCGGGCCGCCGTTGCTGGGCTACCTGGGTGACCTCACCGGAATCCACACCGCGCTGCTGGCCATCATGGCGCCCATCCTGGTGGCACTGCTCCTCGCCGGAGCGGCGAAACCCCTGCGCGTTGAACCGGGGCCAGCCCCGGAGGAGTAG
- a CDS encoding DeoR/GlpR family DNA-binding transcription regulator: MKTDERHRVIAEVLRQQPEVSVEELMQACGASGATIRRDLEVLAGHGVLRRVHGGARSLIGQGQSPGYGQRELEEQDGKRRIAAAVAGLLAENEHVWLDSGSTATAVARAVAGRELTLMPMSLQALNAAAEGEGAGGSRPALLLPGGSVVPGELCFRGPLAESTIRSLRFDTAVLTPCSVDFKDGLLAHDLEDAAVKAAGLQSAARVVVAASAAKWQTHARVLVAGLDRVDVIVTDRKFSAQDKAELEKYPVEVVSV; the protein is encoded by the coding sequence ATGAAGACGGATGAGCGGCACCGCGTAATCGCCGAAGTCCTGCGGCAGCAGCCGGAGGTGAGCGTGGAGGAGCTGATGCAGGCCTGCGGCGCCTCCGGAGCAACCATCCGCCGCGACCTCGAGGTTTTGGCCGGCCATGGTGTCCTTCGCAGGGTCCACGGCGGGGCCAGGAGCCTGATAGGGCAGGGGCAGAGTCCCGGCTACGGACAGCGGGAGCTGGAGGAGCAGGACGGCAAGAGGCGCATCGCGGCAGCCGTCGCCGGCCTCCTGGCGGAGAACGAGCACGTCTGGCTGGACAGCGGAAGCACCGCCACCGCAGTGGCCCGGGCCGTGGCGGGCAGGGAGCTGACGCTGATGCCCATGTCCCTGCAGGCCTTGAACGCGGCAGCTGAGGGAGAGGGCGCAGGGGGCTCACGCCCCGCGCTGCTCTTGCCTGGGGGAAGCGTGGTGCCCGGTGAACTCTGCTTCCGCGGACCACTGGCCGAGTCCACCATCAGGTCCCTGCGTTTCGACACCGCGGTGCTGACGCCGTGTTCCGTGGACTTCAAAGACGGACTCCTGGCCCACGACCTTGAAGATGCGGCCGTCAAGGCAGCCGGCCTGCAATCCGCAGCCCGGGTGGTGGTAGCCGCCTCAGCCGCGAAGTGGCAGACCCACGCCAGGGTTCTCGTGGCGGGACTGGACCGGGTGGACGTCATCGTCACGGACCGGAAATTCAGTGCACAGGACAAAGCCGAACTTGAGAAATACCCAGTGGAAGTAGTGAGTGTATGA
- a CDS encoding ABC-F family ATP-binding cassette domain-containing protein has translation MAHIDVSGIDYFLSDGTQLLNGVTFKVPDGTKTALIGPNGTGKTTLFRIIAGDLVPDEGVIGRSGNMGIMRQFVGQVRDGSTVRDLLVSAAPPALAAAAREVDEAELAMLEHDDEPTQMRYAQAIVDWGDAGGYDVETVWDEVCMAALGLPFDRAQHRPASTLSGGEQKRLVLEALFAGPDDLLLLDEPDNYLDVPGKRWLEEKLNDSKKTVFFISHDRELLNNAAGRIVTLEPGINGAAAWIHGGGFGSYVEARADRNARFEELRKRWDEEHIKLKELVNMYKNKAAFRSDMANRYHAAQTRLAKFLEVGPPEALPIEQNVQMRLKGGRTAKRAIVAERLELTGLMKPFSTEVWFGDRVGVLGSNGSGKSHFLRLLATGGTDPEREHLPVSDVEIAEVPHEGTVKLGARIRPGFFAQTHVRPDLLGKTLLEILHRGDEHRSGLGREAAAGALDGYGLAGQSEQKYESLSGGQQARFQILLLQLSGATLLLLDEPTDNLDLHSAEALERAIDHFEGTVLAVTHDRWFARTFDRFLVFGSDGKVYESAEPVWDEQRVERTR, from the coding sequence GTGGCCCATATTGACGTTTCCGGCATCGACTACTTCCTCTCCGACGGCACCCAGCTGCTGAACGGGGTGACCTTCAAGGTCCCGGACGGCACCAAGACCGCCCTGATCGGCCCCAACGGCACAGGTAAAACCACCCTGTTCCGGATCATCGCCGGGGATTTGGTCCCCGACGAGGGCGTCATCGGGCGCTCCGGCAACATGGGCATCATGCGCCAGTTTGTGGGCCAGGTCCGGGATGGTTCCACGGTCCGGGACCTGCTGGTCTCCGCCGCTCCCCCGGCCCTTGCGGCCGCTGCCCGAGAGGTGGACGAGGCCGAACTGGCCATGCTGGAGCACGACGACGAGCCCACCCAGATGCGGTACGCCCAGGCGATCGTGGACTGGGGCGATGCCGGGGGCTACGACGTCGAAACCGTCTGGGACGAGGTCTGCATGGCCGCGCTGGGACTCCCGTTCGACCGCGCGCAGCACCGCCCGGCGTCGACCCTTTCCGGCGGCGAGCAGAAGCGCCTGGTGCTGGAGGCACTTTTCGCAGGCCCGGACGACCTCCTGCTCCTGGACGAGCCGGACAACTACCTGGACGTCCCGGGCAAGCGCTGGCTCGAGGAAAAACTGAATGACTCAAAGAAGACCGTCTTCTTCATCAGCCACGACCGGGAACTGCTGAACAACGCGGCCGGCCGCATTGTCACCTTGGAGCCCGGAATCAACGGAGCGGCAGCATGGATCCATGGCGGCGGCTTTGGGTCCTACGTCGAGGCACGCGCAGACCGGAACGCGCGTTTCGAGGAGCTCCGCAAGCGCTGGGACGAGGAGCACATCAAGCTCAAGGAACTCGTCAACATGTACAAGAACAAGGCTGCCTTCCGCTCCGACATGGCGAACCGGTACCACGCGGCGCAGACCCGGCTGGCCAAGTTCCTGGAGGTTGGGCCGCCCGAGGCCCTGCCCATCGAGCAGAATGTCCAGATGCGGCTCAAGGGCGGCCGAACGGCCAAGCGGGCCATCGTGGCGGAGCGGCTGGAGCTCACGGGCCTGATGAAGCCGTTCTCCACCGAAGTGTGGTTTGGCGACCGGGTCGGTGTTCTCGGATCCAACGGCTCGGGCAAGTCGCACTTCCTCCGGCTGCTCGCCACCGGCGGCACCGACCCCGAACGCGAGCACCTCCCCGTTTCCGATGTGGAGATCGCCGAGGTACCCCACGAGGGAACCGTGAAGCTCGGTGCCCGGATCCGGCCAGGATTCTTCGCCCAGACCCACGTCCGGCCCGACCTGCTGGGCAAGACCCTCCTGGAGATCCTGCACCGCGGCGACGAACACCGTTCCGGGCTGGGTCGCGAGGCCGCCGCCGGCGCGCTGGACGGCTACGGCCTGGCGGGGCAGTCGGAACAGAAATATGAGTCCCTCTCCGGCGGTCAGCAGGCGCGGTTCCAAATCCTGCTGCTCCAGCTCAGCGGCGCCACGCTGCTCCTGCTGGACGAGCCCACGGACAACCTGGACCTGCATTCGGCCGAAGCGCTGGAACGGGCCATTGACCACTTTGAGGGGACCGTGCTGGCCGTGACCCACGACCGCTGGTTCGCGCGGACCTTCGACCGGTTCCTGGTCTTCGGTTCGGACGGCAAGGTCTATGAGTCCGCGGAGCCCGTTTGGGACGAACAGCGGGTGGAGCGCACCCGCTGA
- a CDS encoding penicillin-binding transpeptidase domain-containing protein → MGKSTKLSLAVAALILSSTLVACDDGKSGAEAAAQQLAGAVSALDVGSVAFEGKDAAAANDQLHQVFAALDPQKPEVQSGTLTLDGDKASAPLNYTWKFGDAEWKYTIAVNFKKSGGKWLTVWDPAILAPGLADSEIVTKGSQSPQRADILGAGDVPLVTYRPVVNVGIDKPQLGTADPADSAGKLAALVGVDPAAYVQQVKAAGAQAFVSAITLREEGRTISDEQIAAIPGARGIPASIPLAPSRTFARAVLGSVGEATAEQIEASKGVLTAGDVTGIGGLQQQYDEQLRGSDAVVIRAQRADLTREQIQSAGTDPRRVLFQVAPKPGTPLKTTLDPRLQSLAETTLDKVGPASAIVALRPSSGAVLAAASGPGSNGYNTAMLGQYAPGSIFKMVDSLAMFRNGMTPDSTVQCTPTLTVDGRTFKNSEGYPETSLGAVTLRDAFAHSCNTAFISQRDSVSQGQLEAAATSMGVAVEAPKLGAEAFLGSVPGDAQGTEHAASMIGQGKVLLSPLAAAIMAGSVAKGAPVSAQLVLNPDAGAPAAGTTAGSTAPAAEASATATAQAPSTASDKPITAAEAASLSDMMRAVVTSGHAGFLSSVPGAPVGAKTGTAEFGTENPPKTHAWIVAVHGDLAVAVFVEDGGLGATTSGPLLKQFLTAAG, encoded by the coding sequence ATGGGGAAATCAACGAAACTTTCGCTTGCCGTAGCTGCGCTCATTCTCAGTTCCACACTGGTGGCCTGCGATGACGGAAAATCCGGAGCGGAAGCTGCCGCCCAACAACTGGCAGGGGCGGTCTCCGCGCTCGATGTAGGGTCTGTGGCTTTCGAGGGCAAAGACGCCGCAGCGGCAAACGACCAGCTGCACCAGGTCTTCGCGGCACTGGACCCGCAAAAGCCAGAGGTCCAGTCAGGCACCCTGACGCTGGACGGAGACAAGGCGTCGGCGCCCTTGAACTACACCTGGAAGTTCGGTGATGCGGAGTGGAAGTACACCATCGCAGTGAACTTCAAGAAGTCCGGCGGCAAGTGGCTCACCGTCTGGGACCCGGCCATCCTGGCACCAGGCCTGGCGGACAGCGAGATTGTGACCAAGGGATCCCAGTCCCCCCAGCGTGCAGACATCCTTGGTGCCGGTGACGTCCCGCTGGTGACCTACCGCCCCGTGGTGAACGTAGGCATCGACAAACCGCAGCTCGGCACCGCGGACCCGGCCGATTCTGCCGGCAAGCTGGCGGCACTGGTGGGAGTGGACCCTGCCGCCTACGTGCAGCAGGTCAAAGCGGCAGGGGCGCAGGCCTTCGTTTCCGCCATCACGCTGCGTGAAGAAGGCCGCACCATCTCCGACGAGCAGATCGCGGCCATTCCCGGCGCCCGCGGCATCCCTGCGTCGATCCCCCTGGCCCCGAGCAGGACGTTTGCCCGCGCAGTGCTCGGATCCGTTGGGGAAGCCACCGCCGAACAGATTGAGGCGTCGAAAGGCGTCCTTACCGCGGGTGATGTCACCGGTATCGGCGGGCTCCAGCAACAGTATGACGAACAGCTCCGTGGCTCGGACGCGGTGGTCATCCGCGCGCAGCGGGCAGACCTGACCCGCGAACAGATCCAGTCGGCGGGTACGGACCCGCGGCGCGTCCTCTTCCAGGTGGCACCCAAGCCGGGGACGCCCTTGAAGACCACGCTCGATCCGCGGCTGCAGTCGCTGGCCGAAACCACCTTGGATAAGGTGGGTCCGGCGTCGGCCATTGTGGCCCTGAGGCCCTCCAGCGGCGCCGTGCTGGCCGCCGCCTCGGGGCCCGGCAGCAACGGCTACAACACGGCCATGCTGGGGCAGTACGCCCCCGGATCCATCTTCAAGATGGTGGATTCCCTGGCGATGTTCCGCAACGGGATGACGCCGGACTCCACCGTCCAGTGCACGCCCACGCTCACCGTGGACGGACGGACCTTCAAGAACTCCGAAGGCTACCCGGAAACCTCGCTGGGTGCGGTCACCCTGCGCGACGCCTTTGCCCACTCCTGCAACACCGCCTTCATCTCGCAGCGCGATTCTGTCTCACAGGGCCAGCTTGAAGCAGCGGCCACATCCATGGGGGTGGCGGTTGAGGCACCCAAACTCGGCGCAGAAGCATTCCTGGGTTCCGTCCCCGGTGACGCCCAGGGTACGGAGCACGCGGCTTCCATGATTGGCCAGGGCAAGGTGCTGCTGTCCCCGCTGGCCGCCGCGATCATGGCCGGCTCGGTCGCCAAGGGCGCCCCGGTCTCGGCGCAGCTGGTCCTGAACCCCGACGCCGGTGCTCCCGCCGCCGGAACAACGGCGGGTTCCACCGCTCCAGCAGCCGAAGCATCGGCGACGGCCACCGCGCAGGCGCCCTCTACGGCGTCGGACAAGCCCATCACAGCAGCGGAGGCGGCATCGCTGTCGGACATGATGCGCGCCGTGGTCACTTCCGGGCACGCGGGCTTCCTTTCCAGCGTCCCCGGCGCACCGGTAGGAGCCAAGACGGGAACCGCCGAATTCGGAACCGAGAACCCGCCCAAGACCCACGCCTGGATCGTGGCCGTCCACGGTGACCTGGCCGTGGCCGTGTTCGTGGAGGACGGCGGCCTGGGCGCCACCACCTCCGGGCCGTTGCTGAAGCAGTTCCTCACCGCCGCCGGCTAG
- a CDS encoding NAD(P)/FAD-dependent oxidoreductase: MPDVAVVGSGPNGLSAAAVMARAGLSVEVFEAAPKIGGGTRTIELMRPGHFHDVCSAVHPMAVASPFFRAFELPRRVELVTPEISFGSPLDGGRAALAYKSLDRTASELGQDGPAYRRLMEPLVRHIDDVMDFTQNQLLRIPRNPLVAAVYGLRTMEQGTGLWNTRFRDDLAPALLSGVAAHAISHLPSLAASGAGLMLGALGHAGGWPIPRGGSASIAEALADDIRAHGGAIHTDTPIDRLEQLPAARATLLDVAPAGLLGMAGHSLPAHYRRALERFRYGNGSCKVDFILSGPVPWQAAGLSDAGTVHVGGTRAELARSENEVSAGRHPERPYVLVAQPSRFDAGRAPEGRHILWTYCHVPSGSTKDMTSHVVAQLERFAPGFRDLVVESHAITAAELADYNRNYIGGDFSAGVMDVRGLVQKPVVSPVPWRTPLLGVYLCSSSTPPGPGVTGMPGLHAAKYALKDIFKLPVPDLGLS, from the coding sequence ATGCCTGATGTCGCGGTAGTCGGTTCCGGTCCCAACGGACTCTCCGCGGCAGCGGTCATGGCACGCGCCGGGTTGTCAGTGGAAGTCTTCGAGGCAGCCCCCAAAATCGGTGGTGGCACCCGGACCATAGAGCTCATGCGGCCGGGACACTTCCACGACGTCTGCTCTGCGGTGCATCCCATGGCCGTTGCTTCCCCTTTCTTCCGTGCCTTCGAGTTGCCCCGGCGGGTGGAGCTGGTTACCCCGGAGATTTCCTTCGGGTCACCGCTGGACGGGGGCCGCGCGGCGCTGGCCTACAAGTCGCTGGACAGGACGGCATCGGAGCTGGGCCAGGACGGCCCCGCGTACCGGCGGCTCATGGAACCATTGGTCCGGCACATTGACGATGTCATGGACTTCACGCAGAACCAGCTCCTCCGGATCCCCCGGAACCCCCTGGTGGCCGCCGTCTATGGGCTGCGGACAATGGAGCAGGGGACCGGGCTGTGGAACACCAGGTTCCGGGATGACCTTGCGCCGGCACTCCTCAGCGGTGTGGCCGCCCACGCCATTTCCCATTTGCCCTCCCTCGCAGCCTCCGGCGCCGGTCTCATGCTCGGCGCCCTGGGGCACGCCGGCGGGTGGCCCATCCCCCGCGGCGGCTCCGCATCAATTGCCGAAGCACTTGCCGACGACATCCGGGCACACGGCGGCGCCATTCACACCGACACGCCGATCGACAGGCTGGAACAGCTTCCGGCTGCCCGCGCCACCCTCCTGGACGTTGCCCCCGCGGGGCTGCTCGGAATGGCAGGACATTCCCTTCCCGCCCACTACCGCAGGGCGCTGGAGCGTTTCCGCTACGGCAACGGCTCCTGCAAGGTGGACTTCATCCTGTCCGGCCCCGTGCCGTGGCAGGCAGCCGGGCTCTCCGACGCCGGGACGGTTCATGTGGGCGGCACGCGGGCTGAGCTCGCGCGCTCGGAGAACGAGGTCAGTGCCGGACGGCACCCTGAACGGCCGTATGTGCTCGTGGCCCAGCCCTCCCGGTTCGATGCCGGCCGCGCACCGGAAGGCCGGCACATCCTGTGGACCTACTGCCATGTGCCGTCCGGCTCGACGAAGGACATGACCAGCCATGTGGTGGCCCAGTTGGAACGGTTCGCGCCGGGCTTCCGCGACCTCGTGGTGGAATCGCACGCCATCACCGCTGCGGAACTGGCCGACTATAACCGGAACTACATTGGGGGCGACTTCAGCGCCGGCGTGATGGATGTCCGCGGACTTGTCCAGAAACCGGTGGTATCTCCAGTCCCGTGGCGGACACCGCTGCTCGGCGTCTACCTGTGCTCGTCATCGACGCCCCCCGGGCCCGGTGTCACGGGCATGCCCGGGCTGCACGCGGCAAAGTATGCCCTCAAGGACATCTTCAAACTCCCGGTTCCGGATCTGGGACTGTCCTAG
- a CDS encoding glycosyltransferase family 87 protein, with product MHETQAPEDGRRPRIVVPSRSDTLLRNFTEVIGGPLGTRTDPGVVTPGIFTVERVLIALTALAALLGILLKGYCRANGWETPTQFYATCYSDFPELFRNRGMAAGVFPIVGSGSLFEYPVLIGLIAGLTAWLVPGGDANAQALAYFDINAVLLAAAAMITVLVTARMPGRRPWDAAMVALAPGIVLAGTINWDLWAACLLALGMYLFARQRLVPAGVLIGLATATKLYPVLVLAAILLLAVRTARWRPLLVTAGSAAAAWLVVNLPFALANFSGWTYFFQYSADRGAGYSSPWFAYNLVADRLGWSKLGAEGVSLLSGGLFVVACLGIAAVALTARRRPRLAQLAFLIVAAFILTSKVYSPQYVVWLIPLLALARPRWRDFLVWQGVEALHWAAIWMYLGQVTSAGSSQHNLDMPYYVLAVAAHMVAVGYLMARVVWDIYDPMYDPIRRHHLDDPHGGPFANAPDRFRLNPFGPAAPLLPSKAKSHA from the coding sequence ATGCACGAGACCCAGGCGCCGGAGGATGGTCGACGGCCCCGCATCGTGGTGCCCAGCCGAAGCGACACCCTCCTGCGGAATTTCACCGAGGTAATAGGCGGCCCGCTGGGGACCCGGACGGATCCCGGGGTCGTCACCCCCGGCATCTTTACCGTGGAGCGGGTGCTCATTGCCCTCACGGCGCTGGCAGCCCTGTTGGGGATCCTGCTGAAGGGTTATTGCAGGGCCAACGGGTGGGAGACTCCCACGCAGTTCTATGCCACCTGCTACTCGGACTTTCCGGAGCTGTTCCGGAACCGGGGCATGGCAGCGGGAGTCTTTCCCATCGTGGGCAGCGGCAGCTTGTTCGAATACCCCGTTCTCATCGGATTGATCGCGGGCTTGACGGCATGGTTGGTCCCGGGAGGGGACGCCAACGCCCAGGCATTGGCCTACTTCGACATCAACGCCGTGCTGCTGGCGGCGGCGGCCATGATTACCGTGCTGGTGACTGCCCGGATGCCCGGCCGCCGTCCCTGGGATGCTGCCATGGTGGCACTGGCGCCGGGCATCGTGCTGGCCGGGACCATCAACTGGGACCTTTGGGCTGCCTGCCTGCTTGCGCTGGGAATGTATCTCTTCGCCAGGCAGCGGCTGGTTCCCGCCGGCGTGCTGATCGGCCTGGCCACAGCCACCAAGCTGTATCCCGTGCTGGTGCTGGCAGCCATCCTGCTGCTGGCGGTTCGGACTGCCCGATGGCGGCCACTGCTGGTTACCGCCGGGAGCGCCGCCGCCGCATGGCTGGTGGTCAACCTCCCTTTCGCCCTCGCGAACTTTTCCGGCTGGACCTATTTCTTCCAGTACAGCGCCGACCGGGGCGCCGGATACAGTTCCCCCTGGTTTGCCTACAACCTGGTGGCGGACAGGCTGGGCTGGTCCAAGCTGGGTGCCGAAGGCGTCAGCCTCCTGTCGGGCGGACTCTTCGTGGTGGCCTGCCTCGGTATCGCTGCTGTTGCCCTCACCGCCCGTCGCCGCCCGCGCCTGGCGCAACTCGCATTCCTGATCGTGGCTGCCTTCATCCTGACCAGCAAGGTCTACTCCCCGCAGTACGTGGTGTGGCTCATCCCGCTGCTGGCGCTGGCCAGGCCGCGGTGGCGTGACTTCCTCGTGTGGCAGGGCGTCGAAGCCCTGCATTGGGCTGCCATCTGGATGTACCTTGGTCAGGTGACCAGCGCAGGTTCCTCCCAGCACAACCTGGACATGCCCTACTACGTCCTGGCTGTGGCCGCGCACATGGTCGCGGTGGGCTACCTCATGGCACGCGTCGTCTGGGATATCTACGATCCCATGTACGATCCCATCCGCCGGCACCACCTCGACGATCCCCACGGCGGTCCGTTTGCCAACGCACCGGACCGGTTCCGGCTAAATCCATTCGGCCCGGCCGCTCCGCTGCTTCCCTCGAAAGCAAAGTCCCATGCCTGA
- a CDS encoding histidine phosphatase family protein — MTNPALAPRPQLWILRHGETEWSKSGQYTGLTDLPLTVEGEQQAVEARKVLDGVDFDLVLTSPLRRARRTAELAGFPDARHEPLAVEWNYGDYEGISSDLIRKDNPDYLIWTHGVPNGETLDEVAARADKIIGRILESGMDNVLIVAHGHFSRILTARWLELPPTEGRHFVLGTAKVCTLGWDKKTPAIVRWGL, encoded by the coding sequence GTGACCAATCCCGCCCTTGCCCCGCGCCCGCAGCTCTGGATCCTCCGCCATGGTGAGACCGAGTGGTCCAAAAGCGGTCAGTACACCGGCCTGACCGACCTCCCCCTGACCGTGGAAGGTGAACAGCAGGCCGTCGAGGCCCGCAAGGTACTGGACGGCGTCGATTTCGACCTGGTGCTCACCTCCCCGCTGCGGCGCGCACGGCGAACCGCCGAGCTGGCTGGATTCCCCGATGCCCGGCATGAGCCGCTGGCCGTGGAATGGAACTACGGCGATTACGAAGGCATCAGCTCCGACCTGATCCGCAAGGACAACCCCGATTACTTGATCTGGACCCACGGCGTACCCAACGGCGAGACCCTGGACGAGGTGGCCGCCAGGGCGGACAAAATCATCGGCCGGATCCTCGAATCGGGGATGGACAATGTGCTGATCGTGGCACACGGGCATTTCTCCCGGATCCTGACTGCCCGCTGGCTGGAATTGCCGCCCACGGAGGGACGGCACTTTGTCCTGGGAACGGCCAAAGTATGCACCCTGGGCTGGGATAAGAAGACGCCCGCCATTGTCCGTTGGGGCCTCTGA
- a CDS encoding CCA tRNA nucleotidyltransferase, whose amino-acid sequence MAHAHHKIDSHTVDFKVPPVVLELGQRFVDAGHELSLVGGPVRDLFLGRVSPDLDFTTDATPDQTVALIKKWADNFWEIGRAFGTIGMRKAGFQIEITTYRAEAYDPDSRKPVVAFGSSLTDDLLRRDFTINAMALKLPSMELVDPFGGVRDLHASILATPGSPEASFSDDPLRMMRAARFAAQLGVTVHDDVRDAMTRMADRIKIISAERVRDELVKLICGARPRTGIDILVDTGLAEHVLPEVSALRLESDEHHRHKDVYQHSLQVLDQAAELETNADGPVPGPDFVLRFAALMHDVGKPATRRFEPGGAVSFRHHDMVGAKLTSKRMKALRFDNDTTRAVARLVELHMRFYGYGDAGWSDSAVRRYVTDAGPLLERLHRLTRSDVTTRNQRKAERLAFAYDDLESRIAALREQESLDAVRPDLDGARIMELLGLKPGPVVGRAYKFLLNERMEHGPLPTEEAEARLLRWWAEQPESAPSGPGGEASPAVVEPSPVEESK is encoded by the coding sequence ATGGCGCACGCACATCACAAGATTGATTCCCACACTGTCGACTTCAAGGTACCGCCGGTGGTCCTGGAGCTCGGGCAGCGCTTCGTGGACGCCGGCCACGAGCTGTCCCTGGTGGGCGGTCCGGTGCGCGACCTCTTCCTTGGCCGGGTTTCCCCCGACCTCGACTTCACCACCGATGCCACGCCGGACCAGACGGTGGCACTGATCAAGAAGTGGGCGGACAACTTCTGGGAGATCGGCCGGGCATTCGGCACCATCGGCATGCGCAAGGCCGGCTTCCAGATCGAAATCACCACCTACCGGGCCGAGGCCTACGATCCCGATTCGCGCAAGCCCGTGGTGGCCTTCGGTTCCTCCCTCACCGATGACCTGCTGCGCCGGGACTTCACCATCAACGCCATGGCATTGAAACTGCCGTCCATGGAACTGGTGGACCCCTTCGGCGGGGTCCGCGACCTTCATGCTTCCATCCTGGCAACCCCCGGTTCACCGGAGGCGTCCTTCTCCGATGATCCGCTCCGGATGATGCGGGCGGCCAGGTTCGCCGCGCAACTGGGCGTCACAGTCCACGACGACGTCCGGGACGCCATGACGCGCATGGCCGACCGGATCAAGATCATTTCCGCGGAACGCGTGCGGGACGAACTGGTCAAGCTCATTTGCGGGGCCCGGCCGCGGACCGGGATCGACATCCTTGTGGATACGGGACTGGCCGAACATGTGCTGCCCGAGGTTTCCGCCCTTCGCCTCGAATCCGACGAGCACCACCGGCACAAGGATGTCTACCAGCATTCCCTGCAGGTCCTGGACCAGGCAGCCGAACTTGAAACGAATGCGGACGGGCCCGTGCCCGGGCCGGACTTCGTGCTGCGGTTCGCAGCCTTGATGCACGACGTCGGGAAGCCGGCTACGCGCCGCTTCGAACCGGGCGGCGCGGTGAGCTTCCGCCACCACGACATGGTGGGTGCCAAGCTCACCAGCAAGCGGATGAAGGCGTTGCGGTTCGACAACGACACCACCAGGGCCGTGGCGCGGCTGGTGGAATTGCACATGCGCTTCTACGGCTACGGTGACGCCGGCTGGAGTGACTCCGCCGTCCGGCGCTACGTCACGGACGCCGGGCCGCTGCTGGAGCGGCTGCACCGGCTTACCCGCTCCGATGTCACCACCCGGAACCAGCGGAAGGCAGAACGCCTGGCCTTCGCCTATGACGACCTCGAGTCACGGATCGCAGCCCTGCGTGAACAGGAATCCCTGGATGCGGTGCGCCCGGACCTCGACGGTGCCCGGATCATGGAGCTGCTGGGGCTTAAACCGGGGCCTGTAGTGGGCCGGGCCTACAAGTTCCTCCTGAATGAACGGATGGAGCATGGACCGCTGCCCACCGAGGAAGCGGAGGCGCGCCTGCTCCGCTGGTGGGCTGAACAGCCTGAATCCGCACCGTCCGGCCCCGGGGGGGAAGCCTCTCCCGCCGTCGTCGAACCTTCACCCGTTGAGGAGTCCAAGTGA